DNA from Anaerolineales bacterium:
GCCATTGCACAGGCGCCAGACAGCCAGCCACTGCAGGTCGACGATATTTTACAAACCAGCCCGGATGTGGCCTTGCCGCCAGCCTGGGACGGCGCCGAGCGTGTCACCATCTTGATCATGGGGCTGGATTACCGTGATTGGTCTGCCGGGCAAGGCCCCTCGCGCACGGATTCAATGATGCTGCTGAGCATCGATCCCGTCAGCAAGACCGCCGGCATGCTCTCGATCCCGCGCGATCTGTGGGCGGTGATCCCAGGCTTTACGCCCAACAAGATCAACACCGCCTACTACTTCGGCGAGCTCTACAAGGTGCCCGGCGGCGGGCCGGAGCTTGCCCGCCGCACGGTGGAGCAAACCATCGGCGTGCCGATCGATTACTACGCCCAGATCGACTTTAGTGCCTTCGTGCACTTCATCGATCTGCTCGGCGGGGTGAAGATCACCATCCCCGAGCCGATCCGCGTGGACCCTCTGGGAGAATCGCCGCCGCGCACGCTCGATGCGGGCACGCAGTTGCTGCCCGGCGATCTGGCGCTGGCCTATGCGCGCGATCGCCACTCCGGCGGCGGCGATTTCGCCCGCGCCCAACGCCAGCAGCAGATCGTGCTGGGCGTGCGCGATCGTATTGTGGATTTCAACTTGCTGCCCGGCCTGGTGGCCAACGCCCCTGCCATCTATGCCGAGCTCTCCAACGGTATCCGCACCAACCTCAGCCTTAACGATGCCATCCGCCTGGCGGTTTTGGGCACCCAGATCGCACGCGAGCAGATCGAGTATGGCGTGATCGGCGAGCAGGACGTGATCTACGGCAACTCGCCGGATGATCTGGCGATCCTCATCCCGGTGCCAGATCGCATCCACGCACTGCGCGATCGTATCTTCGCCGCCACCGGTGCGCTCAGCCCGCTCACCCCGGGCTCGCCCGCCGAGCGCATGGCGGCCGAAGCGCCGGCCATCGCCATCCAGAATGGCAGCGGCGATGCCAGCCTGGGGGCGCGCACGCAGGAGTATCTCAACAGCCTGGGCGTCTATGTGGAGCAGGTGGGCGCGGCCCCCGCCAGCAGCGTCACCGTGCTGGTGGATCACCATGGCAGCCCGCACACGCTGAGCTTCCTGGCCGAGCTGATGGGCGTGCCCAGCAGCCGCATCCTGCACGAATTCGATCCCAGCCACGCTTACGCCGTGGAAATTCGCCTGGGCAGTGACTGGGCGCAGGCCAATCAACTGCCCTAAGCGCTAAAACAGCCCTAACCATTCCTTTACCAGCCAGGCCTATGCCTGGGGGTACAATCTAACGTTCATGGAAAACAAAGACAGACCCCAAATTCTCTTAACCAACGATGACGGCATCAACTCGCCCGGCCTGTGGGCCGCCGCCGAGGCACTCTCGGCGCTGGGCTATGTATGGGTAGCCGCCCCGCGCGAGCAGTCCTCCGGCATGGGGCGCAGTATGCCCAACAGCTCGGATGGCATCATCACCACCCAAACGCTCAACGTGCACGGCAATGACTGGACGATTTACGCCGTGGGCGGCACGCCCGCCCAGGTGGTGCAGCATGCCATCCTTGAGATCATGCCGCCCTTCACGCCGGATCTGGTGGTGGCGGGTGTGAACTATGGCACCAACTTCGGCACCGGCGTCACCATCTCCGGCACGGTGGGCGCGGCGCTCGAAGGCGCCTCCTACGGCGCTCCGGCGCTGGCCGTCTCGCTGGAGACTGAGCACAAGTACCACCTCACCCACTCCACCGAGATCGATTTCAAGCCCGCGGCATACTTCACCGCGCTGTTCGCCCAGAAGTTGCTCACCCAACAGTTCCCCGAAGATATGCAGGTGCTCAAGATCGAGGTGCCGGCCAACGCCAGCCTGGATACCCCCTGGGAGCTGACGCGTCTCTCGCGCATGCGCTTCTACGCCGCCACCGCACCACAACGTGCCTCGTGGTCTGAGCCGGGTTCCACCGGCTATGCCGAGCCCAGCGATACCAGTATCTTCGGCGCCGGCACGGATGTGCACGCCACCCTGGTGGAGAAGAAGGTGGCCGTCACGCCGCTCAGCCTCGATCTGACCGCCCGCGTGGATTTTGCTGCGCTGGAAAAGGCGCTGCGCGGGGGCTGAGCGACAGCGATGGCCAAGCCCAGCGCACCGCTCAGCCTGCCTGAAGTGCTGCAGGTGCACCAATACCAGTACGACGGCAGCCACCGCAACCCGAATGAATGCGCCCTGTGCGCCATGACCACGCTGACCAATATGGCGGCCCGCCGCAGCGGCCAGCCGGGCTTTAGCCTGGCGGCCGTGCAGCTGGGCCGCTTTTTGGATCATATTCCCTTTCGCTTTCCGCGCTTCCCGGCCTGGTTCCCCGGCCCGGGCGGCGCAACCCACCCGCTGGCCGCGCTGTGGGGCTTGCGCGCCTATGGGCGCATGCTGCGCAGGGAAGGTATCAGCTTCCCGTGGCGGCCGGTGCTGCGCCGCCGCCAAACCCCGGCGGAGCTGCGCGCCGTGCTGGCCGCCGGCCAACCCACGCTGATCTACGGCGTCGGCGCCACCGGGATACCGCATGTCGTTGTGCCACTGGAATACAGTGCCCCGCACTGGCTAGTGCTCGACCCTGGCGCGCCGCGTGAACAGAACCCGGCGCGCTGGAGCGAAGAGCAACTGCAGCGTTGGTGGAAGAATTTCCTATTTATTTACCCAGCGGGGACGATGCTGACGTTGGAAGTTGTTGAGTAATGAAAAGAAATCAGTGAGCAATAATCAGTGAGCAGTGAGCAGTTAACAGTTAACAGTAAACCGTAATCGATGATTAGCGATTAACGATTAGTGATTAGGGACTAGTAATCAGCGATTAGCGATTAACGATTAGTGATTAGGGACTAGTAATCAGCGATTAGCGATTAGCGATTAGCGATTAGCGATTAGATTTTAGCTGAAACATTTCTAGTAGCTTGCACGCTACTTAGGCTCAGCCCCAATATCAGCAGCAACACCACACACCAATAGTCTGACTCCTGGGTCAGGCGCCATTGCAAATTCCCCATCAGCCCATAAGGGATATTGGCCGCGGCGAAAAGCAGTACGCCGCGCGCCGGGAGCGTCGCCCACAGCGCACTGCCGGCCAGCGCCAGCGGGGTGAGCACACTGTTGCTGGCAGCATACGGCGCCAGCAACAAGCCCGCCGCGACCAGCGCACCGGCTTGCAACTGGGTCAGCGTGCTGGCCTTATGCACACCACTGCGCCATAGTGCCGCCAGCGTGATCGCCAACACCGCCGGCCAGAGCAGCCACAGCAGCCAGCCCGCATGCCGCCCGCTAACGGCTGCCAGGCTGCTATCGATCAGCGTGCCACCCCAGGGGAAGGTGCGCATCGCCAGCCACCACTCGCCGCCCTTCCAGGCCAGCAAGGGCAAAGCCAGCGCCAGCACCAGCCCAGCCGCCTGCAGCAGTGGGCGCCGCGGCCAACAGCGCAGGGTCTGCCAGCCATACACCAGCAAGAACAGCCAGGTTTCCTGGATCTTGGCGCTGGCCAGCAGCACGCCAGCGGCCAGCAGCCAGGCATTATGGCGGCGGGCGGCGGCCAGCAATAGCAGAATGCCACCGATCACCAGCAACTCCAGGTTGCCATCGGCCAGTTGGCGCAGGGCGGGGTAGCTGCTGCACAGCAGCAGCACGCCTGCCGCCCAGCGCAAGCGCCCGGTGCGCGGCACGCAGAGTGCGAGTACGCACAAGCACAGCAAGCCTAGCAGCGCCCAACTGC
Protein-coding regions in this window:
- a CDS encoding LCP family protein, producing MLRRLNPLPYLRAHRRSAWITLALCVLLSLLVVPSAYSWARYFGAAPSGLFGLPNIAIAQAPDSQPLQVDDILQTSPDVALPPAWDGAERVTILIMGLDYRDWSAGQGPSRTDSMMLLSIDPVSKTAGMLSIPRDLWAVIPGFTPNKINTAYYFGELYKVPGGGPELARRTVEQTIGVPIDYYAQIDFSAFVHFIDLLGGVKITIPEPIRVDPLGESPPRTLDAGTQLLPGDLALAYARDRHSGGGDFARAQRQQQIVLGVRDRIVDFNLLPGLVANAPAIYAELSNGIRTNLSLNDAIRLAVLGTQIAREQIEYGVIGEQDVIYGNSPDDLAILIPVPDRIHALRDRIFAATGALSPLTPGSPAERMAAEAPAIAIQNGSGDASLGARTQEYLNSLGVYVEQVGAAPASSVTVLVDHHGSPHTLSFLAELMGVPSSRILHEFDPSHAYAVEIRLGSDWAQANQLP
- the surE gene encoding 5'/3'-nucleotidase SurE, with translation MENKDRPQILLTNDDGINSPGLWAAAEALSALGYVWVAAPREQSSGMGRSMPNSSDGIITTQTLNVHGNDWTIYAVGGTPAQVVQHAILEIMPPFTPDLVVAGVNYGTNFGTGVTISGTVGAALEGASYGAPALAVSLETEHKYHLTHSTEIDFKPAAYFTALFAQKLLTQQFPEDMQVLKIEVPANASLDTPWELTRLSRMRFYAATAPQRASWSEPGSTGYAEPSDTSIFGAGTDVHATLVEKKVAVTPLSLDLTARVDFAALEKALRGG